Proteins from one Sphingobacteriaceae bacterium genomic window:
- a CDS encoding Appr-1-p processing protein gives MAKVNYITGDATNPQKNGNRIIVHVCNDIGGWGKGFVMAISKRWKEPEHEYRQWFKSNDNFSLGQVQFVQVEEELWVANLIGQHKIKKGENGYAPIRYEAILLGLEKVGQFAIDKKATVHMPRIGCGLAGGTWDKIEPLINKSLLENEIETYVYDFD, from the coding sequence ATGGCAAAAGTGAATTACATAACTGGTGACGCTACAAATCCGCAGAAAAATGGAAACAGAATCATTGTTCACGTTTGCAATGACATTGGTGGTTGGGGCAAGGGTTTTGTAATGGCAATTTCTAAACGTTGGAAAGAACCTGAACATGAATATAGACAATGGTTTAAATCAAATGACAATTTCAGCCTTGGACAAGTTCAATTTGTGCAAGTCGAAGAAGAACTCTGGGTTGCTAATTTAATAGGACAACATAAAATCAAAAAAGGCGAAAATGGTTACGCACCAATTAGATATGAAGCAATTTTGTTAGGTCTTGAAAAAGTGGGACAATTCGCCATTGACAAAAAAGCCACAGTACATATGCCAAGAATTGGTTGCGGACTTGCAGGTGGAACTTGGGACAAAATTGAACCATTGATAAACAAATCACTTTTAGAAAACGAAATTGAGACTTATGTTTATGACTTTGACTAA
- a CDS encoding heavy-metal-associated domain-containing protein — protein sequence MKTEKILIANLKCGGCEATIKNKLGELKGVESVSVNHEEDAVTITHSEESTREDFTKMLHKLGYPEATEENGLLLQLKSYASCMIGRINK from the coding sequence ATGAAAACAGAAAAAATATTAATAGCCAACCTAAAGTGCGGTGGATGCGAAGCCACCATTAAGAATAAACTTGGCGAACTTAAAGGTGTAGAAAGCGTTAGCGTAAATCACGAGGAAGATGCCGTTACGATTACGCATTCTGAAGAATCAACTCGCGAAGATTTTACAAAAATGCTTCACAAATTAGGCTATCCGGAAGCTACGGAAGAAAATGGATTATTACTTCAACTTAAAAGTTATGCCAGCTGTATGATTGGCAGAATTAATAAATAA
- a CDS encoding sulfatase-like hydrolase/transferase produces the protein MKSFIYYLTFQILSHFIFSQQNTILIIADDVSPDYFGAFSNTTDTANVPNITGLAQRSVRFSKVWASPVCSPTRAGIFSGRYSFRTGVGQVITAGTSPQLDTAEMSIAKLLKWHAPKKYNTACVGKWHLHNNQLNKRPFPNNMGYDLYSGNFNGALSNYYNWIRVKNGIQDTLTTYATTQTIDDAIAWLDTVNTVKPFFLWIAFNAPHTPYHIPPANLCNTVGLTGTPQHITANPKLYFKAALEAMDTEIGRLFQYLTANNKMDSTNIIFMGDNGNDGKVAQITNTLNVKGTIYDYGVRVPFMVAGPAVVNPNRTSNELVNTPDLFASIAELCGFMNWINAIPTNTIVDSRSFLPIIKNQGSNNRTWIFSEKFTAPTVPTDGKTIRNQDYHLLRFNNGTEELYNQTLDTQENNNLLLGTMTATDIYNYHFLCDSLNALIGSGTCQPISVPERTQPLGFHIYPNPFTHKIFIENQMYAIRIQLKNILGELIWEGENIEQENFSFLSEGVYFLLIETLKGKQNLKMIKN, from the coding sequence ATGAAATCATTTATATATTATCTAACATTCCAAATCCTATCTCATTTTATTTTTTCTCAACAGAATACTATCTTAATTATTGCCGATGATGTAAGTCCCGATTATTTTGGAGCTTTTAGCAACACTACCGATACGGCAAATGTTCCAAACATTACAGGTTTAGCTCAGCGCTCAGTTCGATTCTCCAAAGTATGGGCCTCGCCCGTATGCTCCCCTACCCGTGCCGGAATATTTTCAGGTCGATACTCCTTTCGTACGGGTGTAGGACAAGTTATCACAGCGGGCACATCACCACAATTGGATACTGCCGAAATGAGCATTGCCAAACTCCTAAAATGGCATGCACCCAAAAAGTATAACACGGCTTGCGTGGGAAAATGGCATTTGCACAATAACCAACTAAACAAAAGACCATTTCCGAATAACATGGGGTATGATTTATATTCCGGAAATTTTAATGGAGCACTAAGTAATTATTACAATTGGATCCGGGTTAAAAATGGAATTCAGGACACACTTACCACTTATGCAACCACACAAACTATAGATGATGCCATTGCCTGGTTAGATACGGTAAACACGGTAAAACCGTTTTTTTTATGGATTGCCTTTAATGCCCCTCATACACCCTACCACATACCACCGGCCAACTTATGTAATACCGTTGGCTTAACCGGAACCCCACAACACATCACTGCGAATCCTAAACTTTACTTTAAAGCTGCATTAGAAGCGATGGATACAGAAATAGGAAGATTATTTCAATACCTAACAGCCAACAATAAAATGGATAGCACCAATATTATTTTTATGGGTGATAATGGTAACGATGGCAAAGTTGCTCAAATCACCAATACACTAAATGTAAAAGGAACCATTTACGATTACGGAGTTAGGGTTCCATTTATGGTTGCGGGTCCGGCTGTGGTAAATCCAAACCGAACTTCAAACGAATTGGTAAACACCCCCGATTTATTTGCCAGCATTGCTGAATTGTGCGGCTTTATGAATTGGATAAATGCAATTCCTACTAACACAATAGTGGACAGCAGAAGTTTTTTACCCATCATAAAAAATCAAGGAAGCAACAACAGAACCTGGATTTTTTCAGAAAAATTTACTGCGCCAACTGTGCCAACAGATGGAAAAACAATCCGTAATCAAGACTATCATTTGTTGCGTTTTAATAATGGAACGGAAGAATTATACAACCAAACCTTGGATACACAAGAAAATAATAATTTACTGTTGGGAACCATGACAGCTACAGATATTTATAACTATCATTTTTTATGTGATAGTTTAAATGCCTTAATCGGATCGGGTACTTGTCAACCCATTTCAGTACCGGAAAGAACTCAGCCATTGGGATTCCATATATACCCCAATCCATTCACTCATAAAATTTTTATTGAAAATCAAATGTATGCAATACGCATTCAGTTAAAAAATATTTTAGGTGAGTTAATTTGGGAAGGCGAAAATATTGAACAAGAAAACTTTTCATTTCTATCTGAAGGAGTTTATTTTCTTTTGATTGAAACTTTAAAAGGAAAACAGAACCTTAAAATGATTAAAAATTAA
- a CDS encoding T9SS type A sorting domain-containing protein — protein MRNKNLLTIAILFIALIAKSQEWTKNLKSENPNFFEIQKAFNDYWKDKPVEKGKGYKQFKRWEWYWSQRVGQNGEFPKATALYDEFEKYNSSNASQKMQSAVSATTANWTFKGPSSSPGGYRGLGRINCIAFHPTNANTFWVGTPAGGLWKTTDAGTTWTTNTDNLPVLGISDIAIDPTNANIMYVATGDGDAAISLSNGEGDTKSIGILKSTNGGLTWSSVLTASVSQNVLIRRLIINPSNPQNLLAATSIGIWRTNDGGTTWNAVTSTGLWFMDVEFKPTDPNFVYAATYSPAGNAQIFTSSNNGVTWSQVTSFTGYTRINLAVTANSPALVDAVCVNSSYGLGGLWFSSNSGASYTQYFNANCTNNLLHNTFNGSGCGGQGNYDLAYAINPSNMNEIWLGGINSWRSTNGGSNWFLNNIWSSSQTTLVPEVHADKHFIAFHPLNNSFVYECNDGGLYVTNNGGSSWFDITNGMGISQIYRIGTSATVANKVICGLQDNGTKEVQTSTWYERTGGDGMECIIDYTNSNIQYATYVEGLIYKTTNNWSTFTTIVQNNGTGVNAPGAWVTPYIMHPTNNNILLVGKAQVYQSTNGGSTWSQLGSLPGAIGNLISMAYAPSNPAVIYAATATQVFRTTNGGSTWSLMGTSTTRITYISVDPTNSQRIWVTKSGYTAADKVWYSPDGGTTWTNFSGSLPNLPVNCIVYQNGSADGLYIGTDVGVYFRDATMADWIFYNTGLPNVIVNELEISYVNNKLWAGTFGRGLWNTDLYCATPNQHSAINGITNMCAGSGSTQYSIAAVSGATSYVWTLPGGWSGSSSTNLINATPGNSGNITVAASNSCGLSPTQNIFVTINPLPTINASSSTSMLCVGQSATLSATGALNYTWNPGGTGSSIIVSPTSNTTYTVTGINGNNCTNTSLFTQNVSACTTINQLTNISEQISIYPNPFNSKLTLLFKSTVCENCNITVFSSLGTLIHKQNITSSVTEIDLSELSSGIYFIKIYDGSTTFTNKIIKE, from the coding sequence AAGTCAAAAAATGCAAAGTGCAGTTTCAGCCACAACAGCTAATTGGACTTTTAAAGGGCCAAGTTCTAGTCCAGGAGGATACAGAGGTTTAGGTCGTATTAATTGTATTGCGTTTCACCCTACAAACGCCAATACATTTTGGGTTGGTACTCCTGCAGGAGGTTTATGGAAAACAACCGATGCTGGAACAACATGGACTACCAATACCGATAATCTTCCTGTATTAGGAATTAGTGATATTGCAATTGACCCAACGAATGCAAACATTATGTATGTCGCAACTGGGGATGGCGATGCAGCAATTAGTTTATCAAATGGTGAAGGAGATACAAAAAGTATTGGAATACTAAAATCAACCAATGGGGGTTTAACATGGTCTTCAGTACTTACTGCTTCAGTATCACAGAATGTTCTAATAAGACGTTTAATAATTAACCCTAGTAATCCTCAAAATTTATTGGCAGCTACTAGTATCGGTATTTGGCGCACAAATGATGGCGGCACAACTTGGAACGCCGTTACTTCGACAGGTTTATGGTTTATGGATGTAGAATTTAAACCTACTGACCCGAATTTTGTTTACGCTGCAACTTATAGCCCTGCGGGTAATGCGCAAATATTCACTTCATCTAACAACGGTGTCACTTGGTCACAGGTTACGAGTTTCACTGGCTACACAAGAATTAATCTTGCAGTCACCGCAAACTCACCTGCGTTAGTTGATGCCGTATGCGTAAACTCCTCATATGGCTTAGGTGGTCTTTGGTTTTCAAGTAATAGCGGTGCTTCTTACACTCAATACTTTAATGCTAATTGCACTAATAATTTATTACACAATACTTTCAACGGCTCAGGATGCGGCGGACAAGGTAATTACGACCTTGCATATGCAATAAACCCCTCTAACATGAATGAAATTTGGTTGGGCGGCATCAATAGCTGGCGTTCAACTAACGGAGGCAGCAATTGGTTTTTAAATAATATATGGTCGTCCTCACAAACGACACTAGTTCCTGAAGTTCACGCAGACAAACATTTTATCGCATTTCATCCATTAAATAATTCTTTTGTTTACGAGTGTAATGATGGGGGATTATATGTTACAAATAATGGCGGAAGCTCTTGGTTTGATATAACGAATGGAATGGGTATTAGTCAAATATACAGAATTGGAACAAGTGCAACTGTAGCTAATAAAGTAATATGCGGCTTACAAGATAATGGGACTAAAGAAGTGCAAACAAGTACTTGGTATGAACGTACAGGTGGCGATGGAATGGAATGTATTATTGATTATACAAATTCAAATATTCAATATGCAACTTATGTTGAAGGTTTAATTTACAAAACAACTAATAACTGGTCAACCTTCACGACAATAGTTCAAAATAATGGCACTGGGGTTAACGCTCCGGGTGCTTGGGTGACACCTTACATTATGCACCCGACAAATAACAATATATTACTTGTTGGAAAGGCTCAAGTATATCAATCTACAAATGGCGGCTCAACTTGGTCACAACTTGGGAGTTTGCCAGGTGCAATTGGCAATTTAATTTCAATGGCATACGCTCCTTCAAATCCAGCTGTAATTTATGCTGCAACTGCCACCCAAGTATTCAGAACAACTAACGGTGGTTCAACATGGTCATTGATGGGAACTTCCACTACACGTATCACCTATATTTCAGTAGATCCAACAAACTCACAAAGAATTTGGGTGACGAAATCTGGGTACACAGCCGCTGATAAAGTTTGGTACTCTCCCGATGGCGGTACTACTTGGACTAATTTTTCTGGTTCTTTACCTAATTTACCTGTAAACTGTATAGTTTATCAAAATGGTTCTGCGGATGGCTTATATATCGGAACAGATGTAGGAGTTTACTTCCGTGACGCAACAATGGCTGATTGGATTTTTTATAATACTGGCTTACCAAATGTGATTGTTAATGAATTAGAAATATCATATGTAAATAATAAACTTTGGGCAGGCACTTTTGGTAGAGGTTTATGGAATACTGACTTATATTGCGCAACTCCTAATCAGCATTCTGCAATAAACGGCATAACAAATATGTGCGCTGGTAGTGGCTCAACTCAATACAGCATTGCCGCAGTTTCAGGTGCAACATCATATGTTTGGACTTTACCAGGTGGATGGTCTGGTTCAAGTTCTACTAATTTGATTAATGCAACGCCAGGTAATTCAGGTAATATTACTGTTGCTGCAAGTAACTCGTGTGGTTTGTCTCCAACACAAAATATATTTGTAACAATAAATCCTCTGCCAACAATCAACGCATCAAGCTCAACTAGTATGCTCTGTGTTGGACAATCAGCAACTTTATCAGCAACAGGGGCGTTAAATTACACTTGGAATCCGGGTGGTACAGGCTCTAGCATCATAGTTTCTCCGACAAGCAATACAACATATACTGTAACTGGTATTAATGGCAACAACTGTACTAATACTTCATTATTTACACAAAACGTATCTGCTTGTACAACCATTAATCAGTTAACAAATATTTCAGAACAAATATCAATTTATCCTAACCCATTTAATTCCAAATTAACCCTATTGTTTAAGTCAACTGTTTGTGAAAATTGCAACATAACTGTGTTTAGTTCATTAGGTACTCTTATTCATAAACAGAATATAACTAGTTCTGTTACTGAAATTGATTTAAGTGAATTAAGTTCCGGCATTTACTTTATAAAAATATATGACGGCTCAACAACCTTTACAAACAAAATAATAAAAGAATAA
- the dcm gene encoding DNA (cytosine-5-)-methyltransferase, with protein MKDTYQKTSTLSVVEEPQLDMRFSINPAYQTNTKKNNATETLNVLSLFSGCGGMDLGFEGGFSVLSSSINEILTPHFIEKKIDKKFIQLKKTRFKTVFANDILTDARNAWVNHFSKKGHNAEAFYTDSIVDLVKLHKNGTEIFPKNIDVVTGGFPCQDFSIAGKRNGFKSHKNHKGEISAKKIPSTETRGQLYMWMKEVIEITKPKIFIAENVKGLVNLSNVKEIIQNDFSSAGDNGYIVLDPQVLHAADYGVPQSRERVIFIGIRKSALKKSALEELEKLNISEKYNPYPNPTHSYTVEGEDLKRHVELKEVFSVLDEPEKTNDLSQKYYSKAKYMGAHCQGQTEIKPAGIGPTIRAEHHGNIEFRRLSKKNGGKIIEELSKGLKERRLTPRECALIQTFPPDYDFVIENKSGRKGSFLVSPSQAYKIIGNAVPPLLAYNLAKRLEDVWDLYFKK; from the coding sequence ATGAAAGACACTTATCAAAAAACTTCAACTCTTAGTGTAGTTGAAGAACCTCAATTAGATATGCGATTTTCTATAAATCCTGCTTATCAGACAAACACAAAAAAAAATAATGCAACAGAAACTTTAAATGTACTCTCACTGTTTTCTGGTTGTGGTGGTATGGACTTAGGTTTTGAGGGTGGATTTTCAGTTTTATCTTCATCAATAAATGAAATTTTAACACCTCATTTTATTGAGAAGAAAATTGATAAAAAGTTTATTCAACTCAAAAAGACGAGATTTAAAACTGTATTTGCCAATGATATTTTAACCGATGCAAGAAATGCTTGGGTAAATCACTTTTCAAAAAAAGGACACAATGCCGAAGCGTTTTATACGGACAGCATCGTTGATTTGGTGAAGCTACATAAAAACGGAACAGAAATTTTCCCAAAAAATATTGACGTTGTAACAGGCGGATTTCCTTGCCAAGATTTTAGTATTGCGGGTAAAAGAAATGGTTTTAAGTCTCACAAAAATCATAAGGGTGAAATAAGTGCAAAAAAAATTCCTTCAACAGAAACTCGCGGGCAACTTTATATGTGGATGAAAGAAGTTATTGAAATTACAAAACCAAAAATATTTATAGCCGAAAATGTAAAAGGCTTGGTTAATTTATCTAACGTAAAGGAAATAATTCAAAATGACTTTTCATCTGCTGGCGACAATGGATATATTGTTTTAGACCCTCAAGTTTTGCATGCGGCTGATTATGGTGTTCCACAATCAAGAGAAAGAGTAATTTTTATTGGTATAAGAAAATCTGCGCTTAAAAAATCTGCGCTTGAAGAATTAGAAAAACTAAACATTTCAGAAAAATATAATCCATATCCAAATCCGACACATTCATACACTGTTGAGGGAGAAGATTTGAAAAGACACGTGGAATTAAAGGAAGTATTTAGTGTATTGGACGAACCCGAAAAAACAAATGACCTTTCTCAAAAGTATTATTCAAAAGCAAAATACATGGGTGCACACTGCCAAGGTCAGACTGAAATAAAACCAGCAGGTATTGGTCCGACAATAAGAGCAGAGCATCACGGAAATATTGAATTTAGAAGACTATCTAAAAAAAATGGCGGCAAAATCATAGAAGAACTTTCAAAGGGACTAAAAGAAAGACGCTTAACGCCAAGAGAATGTGCATTAATTCAAACGTTTCCGCCCGACTACGATTTTGTAATTGAAAATAAAAGCGGAAGAAAAGGTTCGTTTTTAGTTAGTCCCTCACAAGCATATAAAATTATTGGTAACGCAGTTCCACCACTTCTTGCATATAATCTGGCAAAAAGACTTGAAGACGTTTGGGATTTATATTTCAAAAAATAA
- a CDS encoding IS21 family transposase, which produces MSKIRHILQLHKQGRSKLLIAQQTGIARNTIKKYIKAFIQSGQSYDEINSLSDKDLEDLFIQPDEKPLTEKHRILFDLFPQLDKELRKKGITRQILWQEYKQQYPDGVGRSQFNHYFAQWKKQVNPRMRMDHKAGDKLYVDFAGDKLQIIDKQTGEIQDVEVFVAVLGASQLTYAEAVMTQQKEDFIGACENALHYYGGVPAAIVPDNLKSAVTKSSKYEPVLNETFADFAQHYNTAILPARAYRPRDKALVENAVRILYTRVCM; this is translated from the coding sequence ATGAGTAAAATACGACACATATTACAGCTGCATAAGCAAGGAAGAAGCAAACTTTTAATTGCCCAGCAAACCGGTATCGCTAGAAATACCATTAAGAAATACATTAAAGCTTTTATTCAAAGCGGACAGAGTTATGATGAAATAAATTCTTTAAGCGATAAAGACCTCGAAGATTTATTTATACAACCCGATGAAAAGCCGCTTACTGAAAAACACAGAATACTTTTTGATTTGTTTCCTCAATTAGACAAGGAGCTTCGAAAAAAAGGAATTACCAGGCAAATACTCTGGCAAGAATATAAGCAACAGTATCCCGATGGTGTTGGCAGGAGTCAATTCAATCACTATTTCGCTCAATGGAAAAAGCAAGTAAATCCTCGCATGCGTATGGATCATAAGGCCGGTGATAAACTCTATGTTGATTTTGCAGGAGATAAATTACAAATCATTGATAAACAAACCGGAGAAATACAAGATGTAGAAGTATTTGTGGCCGTGTTAGGTGCCAGTCAGCTAACCTATGCAGAAGCGGTTATGACACAACAAAAGGAAGATTTTATTGGGGCTTGCGAAAACGCACTTCATTATTATGGTGGAGTTCCGGCGGCAATTGTTCCGGATAATTTAAAATCGGCTGTTACAAAAAGTAGTAAGTACGAACCGGTGTTAAATGAAACTTTTGCTGATTTTGCCCAGCATTATAACACAGCCATACTTCCGGCAAGAGCGTATCGCCCAAGAGATAAGGCCTTAGTAGAAAATGCGGTAAGAATTTTATATACCCGCGTTTGTATGTAG
- a CDS encoding helix-turn-helix transcriptional regulator yields the protein METVGQIIRAKREAQGLLLRQVAAYLDIDQAILSKIERSERKPTKENILKLSEILKLDKDELMVQFMSDKIAYEIADEDCANRVLKVAEKKVKYLKAHPIKS from the coding sequence ATGGAAACAGTAGGGCAAATTATTAGAGCAAAGAGAGAAGCTCAAGGACTGCTTTTAAGGCAGGTTGCAGCTTATCTCGACATCGATCAAGCAATATTGAGCAAAATCGAAAGAAGTGAACGCAAGCCGACAAAAGAGAATATTCTAAAGCTTTCTGAAATTCTAAAACTCGACAAAGACGAGCTAATGGTTCAATTCATGAGCGACAAAATCGCTTATGAAATTGCAGACGAAGATTGCGCTAATCGAGTTTTAAAAGTAGCAGAGAAAAAAGTAAAATATTTAAAGGCTCATCCCATTAAAAGCTAA
- a CDS encoding T9SS type A sorting domain-containing protein, with protein MLKKTTIFLSISILTFTVSGQSIFQKTFGTTAYEEIWGLDKTYDEGFVLGGYTGFGNAYIIKLTAIGDTSWTRNINVGGMDLIYTIQQTNDSGFIAAGRTNGFGAGGLDMLLVKLDANGNNQWNKAIGGSADETVNSIEQTLDGGFIIAGNTYSFSSGLNDFYIVKTNSIGNIVWSKSIGGAGNDNAYSIIQNTDSSYTAVGLTSSVGAGGNDLLATKLDKNGNVTWMKTYGSGGDDRANSIQQTSDGGFIISGVTNSFGAGNYDFYLIKTDNSGNPTFQKTFGGVGNEWSYCVQQTNDLGYMLTGYTTSFGAGSSDYYFIKTNSIGDTTWTKTFGGSMDDYATNVKQTPDNGYAIVGYGQSFGAGSHDFYFVKTDSNGNGICNQNTTATIVNSPISTATIPTLTISSGGTVNSAIPILNTGTIINTLCTNVGIEIIPKENGDVNFFPNPLTDYATLNFENPENRKYTFNLYNVQGQLVRKIEQVTTETIILERQNLLNGLYFFQLITDAGVEMNGKLIIE; from the coding sequence ATGCTAAAAAAAACGACCATATTCCTATCAATTAGCATACTGACTTTCACAGTATCAGGACAAAGTATTTTTCAAAAGACATTTGGAACGACAGCTTACGAAGAAATTTGGGGTCTCGACAAAACTTATGACGAAGGATTTGTTCTAGGTGGATATACTGGATTTGGAAATGCTTACATAATCAAGCTAACTGCTATCGGAGACACATCTTGGACAAGAAATATTAATGTCGGAGGAATGGATTTGATTTATACAATTCAACAAACTAACGACAGCGGATTTATTGCAGCAGGACGAACTAATGGATTTGGAGCAGGAGGATTAGACATGTTATTAGTAAAATTAGATGCTAATGGAAACAACCAATGGAACAAAGCGATCGGAGGAAGTGCTGATGAAACTGTAAATTCAATCGAGCAAACATTGGACGGAGGATTTATTATTGCTGGAAATACTTATAGCTTTAGTTCTGGGCTCAATGACTTTTATATTGTTAAAACAAACTCAATCGGAAATATTGTTTGGAGTAAAAGTATTGGAGGCGCTGGAAATGATAATGCATATTCAATTATTCAGAATACCGACAGCAGTTATACCGCAGTTGGTTTAACTTCAAGTGTTGGAGCTGGGGGCAACGACCTTCTTGCAACTAAACTTGACAAAAATGGAAATGTGACGTGGATGAAAACTTATGGAAGCGGAGGAGATGACAGGGCAAATTCAATTCAACAAACTTCCGATGGAGGATTTATTATTTCTGGAGTAACGAACAGCTTTGGCGCTGGGAATTACGATTTTTATTTAATCAAAACAGATAATAGCGGAAATCCTACTTTTCAAAAAACATTTGGAGGAGTTGGGAATGAATGGTCTTATTGTGTTCAGCAGACAAATGATTTAGGATATATGTTGACGGGATATACAACAAGTTTTGGAGCAGGGAGTTCAGATTATTACTTTATCAAAACTAATTCAATCGGAGATACAACTTGGACAAAAACATTTGGTGGTTCAATGGACGACTATGCAACAAACGTAAAACAAACTCCCGACAATGGCTACGCCATTGTTGGTTATGGGCAGAGTTTTGGTGCTGGAAGTCATGATTTTTATTTTGTGAAAACCGATAGCAATGGAAATGGAATTTGCAATCAAAATACGACAGCCACAATCGTGAACTCTCCAATCTCAACTGCAACTATTCCAACTTTGACAATTTCTAGTGGCGGGACTGTGAATAGCGCAATTCCAATTTTAAATACCGGAACAATAATAAACACATTGTGTACAAATGTTGGAATAGAAATAATTCCAAAGGAAAACGGAGACGTTAATTTTTTTCCGAATCCTTTGACAGATTATGCCACACTGAATTTTGAAAATCCTGAAAACAGAAAATACACTTTTAATTTATATAATGTTCAAGGACAATTGGTTCGTAAAATTGAGCAAGTAACAACAGAAACAATAATTCTTGAGAGACAGAATTTATTGAATGGTTTATATTTCTTCCAACTTATAACAGACGCTGGAGTTGAAATGAATGGTAAATTGATAATTGAATAA
- a CDS encoding T9SS type A sorting domain-containing protein, translating to MKIIMMCKKLLYKSNSCSKYFLVVASVIINFCCFPQGVANYVNNGGFEDFYNCNIPNVINNVKSWKTIDSTPQPVYRYNSCYSVVPWDGSSFQLPRTGQSFGATGFLCQPPQCDPNANRGYFRNRLKGLLQNGSIYCVKFYVNIRDISSYGIDGFGAFFGDNLLDTITKVSIPLTYISPQVQNSIGNIITDTMNWVMVTGTFVATGTEKHMVIGNFKSDANTNKVLINPAILPTIGTDVYIDDVSCIDIDLPAYAGPDVAFIPGGTVYIGRPQDVGIDEACTWYNLTNTNTPIANAAGITVTPAVTSTYIVRQDICGNIKWDTVVVHQSAVGLAELKMKNDALILSPNPAQNFLNVSFEWSDLDKEFTKAEIFNNTGQLLTVIELNYSNNKTFIDLKELPDGVYMLSLKGKNTQSINKRFVVAR from the coding sequence ATGAAGATCATCATGATGTGCAAAAAATTATTATACAAAAGTAATAGTTGCTCAAAATATTTTTTAGTTGTTGCTAGCGTAATAATTAACTTTTGTTGTTTCCCGCAAGGAGTTGCGAATTATGTAAATAATGGAGGATTTGAAGATTTCTACAATTGCAATATTCCGAATGTAATAAATAATGTAAAATCTTGGAAAACTATAGATTCAACTCCACAGCCTGTCTACCGTTACAACTCTTGCTACTCAGTGGTACCATGGGATGGCTCCAGCTTTCAACTTCCAAGAACCGGACAAAGCTTTGGAGCAACAGGTTTTTTATGCCAACCTCCTCAATGTGATCCTAATGCTAATCGTGGGTATTTTAGAAATAGACTAAAGGGGCTTTTGCAAAATGGCAGTATTTATTGCGTAAAATTTTATGTTAACATTAGAGACATTAGCAGTTACGGAATTGATGGGTTTGGTGCATTTTTTGGTGATAATTTGCTTGATACAATCACAAAAGTATCTATTCCACTTACTTATATCAGTCCGCAAGTCCAAAATTCTATTGGAAATATTATCACTGATACGATGAATTGGGTAATGGTTACCGGAACATTTGTCGCTACCGGAACTGAAAAACACATGGTAATTGGCAATTTTAAGTCAGATGCAAACACTAATAAAGTTCTTATAAATCCAGCAATCCTCCCAACAATTGGCACCGATGTTTATATCGACGATGTTTCCTGCATAGACATTGATCTCCCTGCCTATGCAGGTCCTGATGTTGCGTTTATACCCGGAGGTACTGTTTACATTGGCAGGCCACAAGATGTTGGCATTGATGAGGCTTGTACTTGGTATAATCTTACAAATACCAATACACCCATTGCTAACGCCGCCGGCATTACCGTTACCCCTGCCGTAACTTCAACTTATATTGTTCGTCAAGATATTTGTGGTAATATTAAATGGGATACGGTTGTTGTTCATCAAAGTGCGGTTGGTTTAGCGGAGTTAAAAATGAAAAATGATGCTTTAATACTAAGTCCTAACCCTGCACAGAATTTTTTAAATGTAAGTTTTGAGTGGAGCGATTTAGATAAGGAATTTACCAAAGCCGAAATATTTAATAATACTGGTCAATTGCTTACGGTTATTGAGCTTAATTATAGCAATAATAAAACATTTATTGATTTAAAAGAATTACCGGATGGGGTTTATATGCTGAGTTTAAAAGGAAAAAATACTCAATCAATAAATAAAAGGTTTGTTGTTGCAAGATAA